The following nucleotide sequence is from Pirellulales bacterium.
GCCAATCGCCAAACTGGCGGGCCTCGCGCGACTTCTGGCTCTCATTGCCACTGAGGTGGACCGGAAGTCCGACGACAAAGAGCGTGATTTCTTCTTCCTTGGCAAGTCGCAAGAAGCGCCGCGCATCGGCATCGGCGCCGGAGCGAGTGTAGTTTTCATAGGGACTGGCGAGCATGCGGCGTCGATCGCTAAGCGCAATGCCGATGCGCTTGGTTCCGTAATCGATGCCGGCTATGCGACCCGTGGTGGACATCTCGTCCTATGCAAAATAGGTGGGCCGACTAACAACCAGCCCTGGCTGGAGCTTTTCTCGTAACTCCTCGGAGTCGAGCGCGAAGAGTGGCCGAATCTCCACGGCGACATTCTTCGCCAACTGGGCGCCGGCATCGCGCAGCCATGCGGAATGCAAGGCGATCATCTGCGCCTGCACGCTCTCCGGTGTGTCCTTCAACTCGCCAGGGGCGTTCTTCACCGGCGCAAAAGCGAGCCGCTCGTCCGCCTCGACCACAATGGATCGCGTTGCCTGGGGAAGCAGATCGAAGATGAATCGTTCAAACTTATAGGCATTGGGCGAGCTGGGTTCGATCGGTTGGTGATCGTCGTCGAGGTACGGGACCTTTTTGAGCGCCCGATGCAGCGGTAGCGCCGCGGCCGATTGCGACATACGCTCGAGAAACTCAACCGAGAACGCATGAATGGCGGTGTTACCTGCCCAGAGCAGCAATGAACCACTTGCCGCGCGGCCAGCAATCAGCTCATCGGGCAAATCGTTGAACTCACTGTATTCGATGATTTGCAGCCGGCCATCGATCGAGACGATATTGCCCACGCGGTCGCGGGGATCACGCTTTGCGACCGCCAGGGTGGAGAGTTCGGACTGGCTGAGCAAGTGATAGCCGAGAAACTCTGGATCGCACACATTGGCGAGCGGATTATCGACTTGGAAGTAATACAGATGCTCGATCCCGCGGGCACGGAGCGTTTCGAACCCGCGCGCTTCGACCAGCGCCGCCAGAACGCCGCCATGGCCATCGGGACTGAGCGCGGGCCTAGCCTGACTGGCGAGCAGGATGCGACCAGTCTCACAGTCTACGGCCGGCATCGTTCCCTGACTGAAAACAATCAGGTCATTGGTCGACAGGCCGAAGTTTCCGTGAGCGTCCAGGAATTCAACGGTCTCCTCGTGGGTGGCGGGGCTGGTCATCAAGAACAGTGGAATCGGGGCGCCATAGCGGCGATGCGCGGCGACAAGCTTTTCGATCAGAATCTGAAAAAGCGAGGACCTGGAAACAGGCCCGATCGGAAACATCCCCTTGGGATGATCCATCCCCAGGCGAGTGCCTTGGCCGCCAGCGACCAAGATTGCCCCGATATGTCCCGCGCGCAAGGCGGTCTCGCCCGCTTGCCTGGCCTGCACTGGCGAAAACTGATTGGTGGCGCCCAGCCGGACGGCGGCCGGTGGTTCTGCGCGAGCCACAAGCGCTCGCCAGTTGGAGCTAGCTTCGGGCTCTCGACCAAGACTCTGGAGCATGCCGAGATCGAAGCGCGCGATCTCCATTGCCAGTGTCATCTTTTCCAACTGGCTGAGTTCGTCCCAGAACCGCAGGAGGTGCTCTTGCCCGTAGGGCCCAAGTTGTTCAAGTAGCTCGGCCCGGAGCGGGGCCAAGTCGTCATGTCCGGAAGACAAGGTAGTTCACCTCTGGCGCGTCTTGCGAAGGAGGGAGGCATGGGGACAGGGGAGTCGAAGATAACTACCCCGTGTTCATCACAGGGTGGGTATCACTCCCTAAACAAGCGGCAATCTCAGCCCATCGTATGCCAGTTCCATGCCGGAGGGTAGCTGCTGGTTCGTTGTCTCATGCTCTAAATCGTGCGAGATGTGAGTAAACAGCGTGCGTTCGGCGCCCACTCGTTCGGCCACAGCGATGGCTTCGCCGAGGCTGAAGTGGGTTGGATGCGGTTTTTGCCGCAAGGCGTCGAGAATCAGCACCTTCACGCCTTGCAGCAATGGCCAGCTATCGGCTGGAATCTCATTGGTGTCGGTGCAATACGCGATGTCGCCGATGCGAAATCCCAGCA
It contains:
- the ruvX gene encoding Holliday junction resolvase RuvX; this translates as MSTTGRIAGIDYGTKRIGIALSDRRRMLASPYENYTRSGADADARRFLRLAKEEEITLFVVGLPVHLSGNESQKSREARQFGDWLTQLTGVPVVYYDERFTSSEAEQHLLAAELTSKRRKQRLDMLAAQIMLSGYLTSATKGQSAPQAFDD
- a CDS encoding UDPGP type 1 family protein, translating into MTLAMEIARFDLGMLQSLGREPEASSNWRALVARAEPPAAVRLGATNQFSPVQARQAGETALRAGHIGAILVAGGQGTRLGMDHPKGMFPIGPVSRSSLFQILIEKLVAAHRRYGAPIPLFLMTSPATHEETVEFLDAHGNFGLSTNDLIVFSQGTMPAVDCETGRILLASQARPALSPDGHGGVLAALVEARGFETLRARGIEHLYYFQVDNPLANVCDPEFLGYHLLSQSELSTLAVAKRDPRDRVGNIVSIDGRLQIIEYSEFNDLPDELIAGRAASGSLLLWAGNTAIHAFSVEFLERMSQSAAALPLHRALKKVPYLDDDHQPIEPSSPNAYKFERFIFDLLPQATRSIVVEADERLAFAPVKNAPGELKDTPESVQAQMIALHSAWLRDAGAQLAKNVAVEIRPLFALDSEELREKLQPGLVVSRPTYFA